Within Bacillus sp. Marseille-Q1617, the genomic segment ATCTCTTTTCCTTTATAGGAATGGCACCGGCTGATAATCCGCAGCTGATTGTTTATGTAGGGGTGCAGGAACCTGAATTGAAGCCTACAGAGATAGGGTCTGACCCTGTTTCAGATGTTTTTAAACCAGTCATGCAGAACAGTTTGAAATACTTAAATATTAAACCGCAGGAAAAAGTGAATCTTAAACAAGAACAAATTCCTGACTTAGCTGGTATGAGTGTTGAAAAAGCAAAGTCAGAAATAGAAAAATCAGGTGCCAAGCCTGTTGTGGTGGGTAACGGTTCAGAAGTAACCAGACAGCTGCCGCAGGCAGGCAGTGAAATGCTTGAAGGCGGGAAGGTGATTCTCAGAACGGACGGGGACATTACGATTCCTGATATGAAGGGCTGGTCGATAAGGGATGTCTTTAAAGTAGCGAATATTGCCGGTCTCAAAATCAATATGGTTGGCAATGGATTTGCTGTAAGTCAGAACATTCAGCCTGATTCTCCTGTAAATGAAAGCGAACCTCTAGTGGTGAACTTTAAAACACCGGAAGAACAGCTGCAGAAGAAAAAAGAAGAAGCCTCTGAAGACTCTGAAGAAGAAAGACCCTTGAATTAGATAGTGGAATAGAAAGGATGGACGTTTCGGTGTGTTCACTTCATGCTCGCTTTGCGAATAGCCGCGGAGAGGGGTGACACTCGGAAGGGTCGTCCTTTTCTTTTTGCAATCGTGAAACTCTATTCTAATCACCGCCCATCATCTGCATGTGCTGCTGCTATAAAGAAATACATACCCGTGTGTGTCCAAGCATATAATGGAACGAGCCATAGAAGGGGAGGTCCATTTGTGAAAAGAGTATCGAATGTAACGGTTAGAAAAAGGTTAGCAATTGCTCTGGTTGTGGGAGTGATGATATTTTCCATCATTGATTTGAGGCTTGGGTATGTGCAGTTTTTTATGGGGGATATGCTGACAAGCCGTGCCAAAGATTCGTGGAGCCGGAATATCCCTTTTCAGCCTGAACGGGGGAAAATAGTAGACCGGAATGGGGTGGAGTTAGCGGGCAACCAAAGTGCACCAACCATTTTTGTCGTTCCCAGACAAGTAACCGACCCTCAAGAAACCGCGGAGAAACTGGCGCCTGTTCTTAATATTTCAGTAGAAACTGCATATAAATATGTAACACAGCAGGCGAGTATGGTTTTAATAAAAGAAGCAAGAAAAATATCCTATGAAAAAGCGAAGGAAGTCACAGAGCTAAACCTTAAGGGAATTTACCTGGGAGAAGACTCAAAAAGGTATTACCCTTATGGAAGCTATCTATCCCATGTGCTTGGTTTTGCCGGTATTGATAACCAGGGACTGATGGGACTTGAACTTTCATACGATGAGGAACTGACAGGTGATAAGGGATATGTGAAGTTTTTCTCAGATGCGAAAGGGAAGCGGATGGGGGACATGGCGGACGATTTTGATGATCCGGAGAATGGTCTGGATCTAAAACTGACGATCGATACGAAGGTTCAGACAATTGTAGAAAGAGAACTGGATATCGCTCAGGCCACCTATAACCCGGATGGGATGATCGCCATTGCGATGAATCCAAAGAAAGGTGAAATCTTAGCGATGGCGAGCCGCCCTACATTTGACCCTGCAAATTTCCGAAATGTACCGCAGGAAATATATAACCGCAACCTGCCCATCTGGAGTACGTATGAACCGGGATCGACCTTTAAAATTATCACCCTGGCAGCTGCCCTTCAAGAAAATAAGGTTGACTTGTATAAAGAAAAGTTTCATGATTCAGGTCACGTCGAAGTGGCTGGATCTACACTTCACTGTTGGAAAAGAGGGGGGCATGGTACACAAACCTTCCTCCAAGTTGTACAAAACTCCTGCAACCCCGGTTTTGTTGAGCTGGGGGAACGGCTTGGCAAAGAAACATTATTTAAATACATTAAAGACTTTGGATTTGGTCAGAAAACAGGGATCGATCTACAAGGTGAAGGGAAAGGGATTTTGTTCAATTTAGACCGGGTGGGTCCGGTTGAACAAGCGACAACAGCTTTCGGCCAGGGTGTTGCTGTAACCCCTATCCAGCAGGTGGCAGCCGTTTCAGCCGCTGTCAATGGGGGGATCCTGTATCAGCCATATATTGCGAAAGAGCTGATCGACCCTGAAACAAATGAAGTCGTTATGAGAAAGTCACCTCAAGTCAAGAAACGAGTAATCTCTGAAGAAACATCCAAACAAATAAGGGATGCACTTGAAAGTGTGGTTGCACAAGGAACAGGAGGAAAGGCATTCGTGGATGGCTACCGTGTTGGGGGCAAAACAGGTACTGCCCAGAAAGCCAAGGATGGTAAGTATTTAGAGAACAATCACATCGTGTCGTTCATGGGCGTGGCCCCGGCCGACGATCCGGAAATAGTCGTTTATATAGCGGTGGATAACCCGAAAGGAACGGTACAATTCGGCGGGGTGGTAGCTGCCCCCATCGCCGGCAGTATAATAGGAGATAGTTTAGAAGCAATGGGAGTGCCTAAAAGAAAAGAGCAAATCGAGAAAAAAATGAATTGGGATGACATCCCATTGATCGAAACCCCGGATTTGATCGGATTGTCTAAAAAAGAGCTGCAGCAGCAATTGGTCAACCTAAACCTTGATATCAGCGGCAGC encodes:
- a CDS encoding stage V sporulation protein D — translated: MKRVSNVTVRKRLAIALVVGVMIFSIIDLRLGYVQFFMGDMLTSRAKDSWSRNIPFQPERGKIVDRNGVELAGNQSAPTIFVVPRQVTDPQETAEKLAPVLNISVETAYKYVTQQASMVLIKEARKISYEKAKEVTELNLKGIYLGEDSKRYYPYGSYLSHVLGFAGIDNQGLMGLELSYDEELTGDKGYVKFFSDAKGKRMGDMADDFDDPENGLDLKLTIDTKVQTIVERELDIAQATYNPDGMIAIAMNPKKGEILAMASRPTFDPANFRNVPQEIYNRNLPIWSTYEPGSTFKIITLAAALQENKVDLYKEKFHDSGHVEVAGSTLHCWKRGGHGTQTFLQVVQNSCNPGFVELGERLGKETLFKYIKDFGFGQKTGIDLQGEGKGILFNLDRVGPVEQATTAFGQGVAVTPIQQVAAVSAAVNGGILYQPYIAKELIDPETNEVVMRKSPQVKKRVISEETSKQIRDALESVVAQGTGGKAFVDGYRVGGKTGTAQKAKDGKYLENNHIVSFMGVAPADDPEIVVYIAVDNPKGTVQFGGVVAAPIAGSIIGDSLEAMGVPKRKEQIEKKMNWDDIPLIETPDLIGLSKKELQQQLVNLNLDISGSGEKVVNQSPDPGVKIKQGSTVRVYLSE